The Barnesiella intestinihominis YIT 11860 DNA window TTTATTCACACCACCGGCAACAATACGCAGGGCATCGATGTCCAGCCCGCTGTCGGTCTCATCGAGAATGGAAAGACGGGGTTCGAGCATAGCCATCTGGAATATCTCGTTCCGTTTCTTTTCTCCACCCGAAAAACCCTCATTTACCGAGCGACCGGCCAGTTTATTATCCAACTCCACAATCTCCCGCTTTTCCCGCATAAGTTTCAAGAAATCGGTAGCCGACAATGGTTCAAGGCCTCTGTACTTGCGTTGCTCGTTCACAGCCGTGCGCATGAAATTAACCATACTCACACCCGGTATCTCCACCGGATATTGAAAACTCAAAAATATACCTTCGTGAGAACGATCCTCGGGTGACAAAGCCAAAAGGTCTTTCCCATAAAACTCGACCGAGCCACGAGTCACCTCATAAGCCGGATTACCGGTCAATACGGCGGAAAGCGTACTTTTCCCCGAACCGTTAGGCCCCATAATCGCATGCACCTCGCCCGGTTTCACTTCGAGGTTTATCCCTTTCAATATCTCTTTGCCATTTATGCTGGCATGTAAATCTTCAATCTTCAACATAGATATTTCGTTTTATTCTTTTCTTTATTTATTCCCTGCCGTTACTGCGACTACTTGTCCCGCCACGACATATACACCACAAGGCAAATAGTCGGTATTCAAACCCTCAACTACATTCATTATCTTCACTATTTGTCCCGTCACTTTGTAAACAGGCAACTGCATCGACCGATCACTTTGTACGAACAAACGTCCGTTTGCAGCGTACACTCGGCCCACCGAATGATCTGCCGGCGAATCCACTCCATCGACAATACGGTCAATATGCACCGGATAGCCGTCGTTTTCCCCGGGAATATATCCCCAATTCCGGCATGAAGTGCCACCTTTCATCGCATTATTATTCAACGCTTCCAAAAAACCGCTTCCGGCAGACTGCATCTCTGCTGTGCTATACGCAATACCGTTCTCGCCGACTTCTGTACCTTCTATGACTGCATCACTGTTATAATAACAAAAATGCACGTTCGACTCACTCAACCGGCACACCTTGACACCAGCGACATCGCTACATACATCGCCCGTCGAATAACTATTCCACAATAACTTATAAGCCTTTCCCACCAAGCCTCCAACGCTTCCCTGTGAAGAACCTTCCTCATCTATATGCGCATCGATTAAAGAGATATTTCCTCGATTATAGCTATTGTACACCGGTTCTTCACAATATCCGACCAGTCCACCTGCATAAATAGCATTCCAACGGGACGAAGATCGGGGAGCCGAACTTTCGATTTTCAAACCTCCACGATTCCAGCAATCTACAACCGGGCAATCTGTATTCTGACCCATCACTCCCCCGACCGACAACATCGAACCATTCGATTTAACCTCGATCTCACCTTCGTTGCCACAAGTGTACAACGAATCGGTTTGCGAACTATTATAAAAGGAATAAGAGCAAACACCTCCTACCTGTACTTCAAAACCATCGCTTTCACAAATCACGGAGTCCTTATTGAAACTGTACGTTATACCCACGCTCGCCGAGGAAACCCCGCCGACATAAGCACTCCCTTCATGGGCATTCACCTTAACGACCGAATGGTTCTCGCAACTATCCACCCGGAATGAATAATTACTTGAAATTCCGCCCACCGACACACTTCCCGAAGTATTGCCCGACACGAAAATATTTCCCCGGTTCGTACAAGAGACAATACGATTCTCTTTACCATAAACCGGTCCGCATCTACCCACAAGACCCGACACCCTTATGTCGACCACATCACTGTGAACATCTACGGTCATATGCCCCTCATTGGAACAGCCGATGAGTTTCATATCATCGGCATGAGCCACAATTCCACTTACCGAACAGATGGTCTCATGGGTCTCGCTACCCCATATTACAGAAGTAACCACGACATCGGCTCGATTGACACAACGAATAAAACGGGACTCATCACCCACCGCCGCTATCGCACCTATCTCCAAATCCAAGTCCCCGAAAGAAAAGTAATAGGTTCCGGATACTTCTACCCGGCAAGTCTCATCTAACGTCAAGTCCCTTATTTCGGCATTTCGAACCGTACCGAACAAACCGGCCACGACACGCTTGTAATCGTATCCTTCGCCTTCTTCTGCCGGCACGACCGTCAAACCGCTGATCTTATGACCGTCACCATCGAATACGCCGCTAAAATAACTACCAAACTGCTCGTTAACAGGTGTTATCCACTTATGTGCCGACATATCCATATCGGCCGCCAATCGAACGGTCTTGTTCGGATAATTCCACAGCGAACTTGTCATATATTCACCAAAAGCAGCGAACTCCTCGGGCGTGGAAATAATCATCACATCGTTATCGAAATTCTTGTCAAGCCATTCTTCATCGTAATTCCCTTCATCGAACCACGAGCCCTCTTGCGCCGAAACAGGAAAAACCTCCACAGCCAAAACACTCAATAACACAATGAGAAAAAAACGATACGCAATCCTTTTCATATCATTCTACTATTTTCCTTAACCTACCGAACCTTCCAACGAGATCTGCAATAGCTTTTGCGCTTCAACGGCAAACTCCATAGGCAGTTTATTCATCACCTCTTTGGCATATCCGTTCACGATAAGACCCACGGCATCCTCGGTAGGGATTCCACGCTGGTTACAATAGAATATTTGGTCTTCATTGATTTTCGAAGTAGTCGCTTCATGCTCTACCACGGCCGAATCATTCAGAATCTCCATATACGGGAAAGTATGCGCCCCGCAATCGGAACTCAACAACAGACTGTCACACTGGGTAAAGTTCCTTGCATTCTCGGCACTCGGCAACACTTTCACGAGTCCTCGATAGCTATTCTGGCTACGACCCGCCGAAATACCCTTCGACACGATCGTACTGCGGGTGTTTTTCCCAATATGTATCATCTTCGTTCCCGTGTCGGCTTGTTGATAATTATTGGTAACAGCCACCGAATAAAACTCCCCGACCGAATGATCGCCCGCCAGCACACAACTGGGATATTTCCAAGTAATGGCCGACCCCGTCTCCACCTGCGTCCAAGAGAGCTTAGAGTGATCGCCTTTGCACATGCCTCGCTTCGTCACGAAATTATAGATACCGCCTTTCCCGTCCTTGTCGCCCGGATACCAATTCTGCACGGTCGAATATTTCACTTCGGCACGATCATGCACTACAATTTCCACGATAGCTGCGTGCAATTGATTCTCATCACGCATAGGAGCCGTACAACCTTCGAGATAGCTCACATAGCTGTCGTCATCGGCAACAATCAATGTTCGTTCGAACTGTCCCGTATTAGCGGCGTTGATACGGAAATAGGTAGATAATTCCATAGGACACCGGACTCCTTTGGGGATATAAACGAACGAGCCGTCACTGAATACGGCCGAGTTAAGCGCTGCAAAAAAATTGTCCCGATACGAAACAACCGAGCCTAAATAACGTTTCACCAAATCGGGATAATCTTTCACCGCCTCGCTGAACGAGCAGAAAATGACACCCAATTCGGCCAGTTTTTCCCGAAAAGTTGTCCGTACCGACACACTATCCATCACCGCATCGACCGCTATACCCGACAGTTTCATCTGTTCTTCGAGCGAAATTCCCAGCTTGTCGAATGTCTTGCGTAGCTCAGGATCCACTTCATCGAGGCTTTTCGGAGCCTCTTTGGTCTTGGGAGCGGCATAATAACTGATAGCCTGATAGTCTATATCGGGAATATTCAAATGAGCCCAATGCGGCATTTCGAGCGTCTTCCAGTAAGCGTATGCTTTCAGACGGAATTCAAGTAACCATTCCGGCTCCTTTTTCTTCTCCGAAATATGGCGGATAATATCCTCGTTCAATCCGGTAGGAATAATATCTGTCTCTATATCGGTTACAAATCCGTATTTATAATCGTTAGTAGTAACGTCGTTTAATATTTCATTTGAATTATCCTGTTTCATTTTTAATCTGCTTTACAATTTTCACAACAGAGATACGGCTCGTTGCATATCGAATAAGGTATAAACAATCCCCTCGTCGGTTTGGTTTCCGAAACGAACTGCTCTTGTGCCCTCGAAAAGAGCAACGGAGCTACACGCAATGTATATCCATAGAACTGTGACGAAGCCGTCTCTTTTTCCGGAATCAGTTTACCCTTAGGATCGATAATATGGACGAGATTAAGCACTATACTCAATATGACCAAATATTTGACGGCGCCGAACAAAGCCCCGGCCAATCTATCGAGCCACCCCAATGCCACATGATGCGTAATGTGATGTATCAGCCTCATCAGTTGAACGCATATAATGTACACGATAAGGAACAATAACGAATATGCGATAACCCGGCTTACACCCTCGGGCAAATCGAACATCTCCCTCAACAACGCAGAGAACGAACTTCCGAAAAATCGGGCGACGACTATACCTGCGATAAACCCGCCCAACGAACCTACCTGACGGATAACCCCTTTGATGAGTCCGTACAGAAAACCTATAACGGCGATCAATAGGATAGTAAAATCAACATAATTCATCTCTCACACTCCCGATTCTTAACCCTGCAAAATTACTTTTTTATTTTGAATACTCCGTATTTCCGCCTTATTATCCGTCAAAGACGATAACAAAGGCCACCCCGTACCTACGAGGCAGCCTCTCTATTCCCGAAAAACGTTTCTTTCTTAAAGCGTCTTTTTCACTTCTACCTCTTCATAAGCCTCTACGAGATCGCCTATCTTAACATCGTTGTAGTTCGTGATGTTCAATCCGCATTCAAATCCCGTAGTCACCTCTTTAACATCGTCTTTGAAGCGTTTCAGAGAACCTAAATCTCCGCTATAAATCACGATACCGTCTCGTATCAAACGTATCTTGCTCGACCGTTTCAGCTTACCTTCCTTCACGATACAGCCGGCAACCGTACCGACTTTCGTAATATGATAAGTTTCCAAAACCTCGGCCGTACCCAATATCTCCTCTTTGATTTCGGGAGACAACATACCTTCCATAGCCGATTTAACCTCCTCGATAGCATCGTAGATGATCGAATAGAGACGTATATCGACTCCTTCTTTCTCGGCCAATCGGCGAGCAGCCACGGAGGGTCTCACTTGGAATCCGATGATAATAGCATTGGATGCGGCGGCCAACGTAATATCCGATTCGGATATTTGTCCTACGGCCTTATGCAATACATTGATTTGTATTTCGGGGGTGGATAGTTTGATAAGCGAATCGCTCAAAGCCTCCACCGATCCGTCCACATCGCCCTTCACAACCAAATTCAACTCTTGGAAATTGCCGACAGCTATACGACGACCTATATCGTCGAGGGTCAATAACTTGTGAGTACGCAAGCCCAATTCACGTTGCAATTGTTCGCGTTTATTGGCAATCTCGCGTGCCTCTTGCTCCGTATCCATCACATGGAACACATCACCTGCCTGAGGAGCACCGTTCAAACCGAGAATCTGAACGGGAGCCGACGGACCGGCAACTTCGATACGGGCATTTCTTTCGTTGAACATAGCTTTTACCTTTCCGTGATTGGTTCCCGCCAACACGACATCGCCTTTATGCAAAGTCCCGTTTTGTACCAATACGGTAGCAACATATCCACGCCCTTTATCCAAAGTGGACTCGATAATCGAACCGGTAGCCCTCCGGTTGGGATTCGCTTTTAAGTCGAGCAATTCGGCCTCCAACAAAACCTTTTCCATCAATTCATGTACTCCGGTTCCTTTTTTAGCCGAAATCTCCTGCGACTGATATTTACCGCCCCAATCTTCTACGAGGTAGTTCATATTAGCCAACTCCTCTTTAATCTTGTCAGGATTGGCATTCGGCTTGTCAATCTTATTGATAGCGAACACAATGGGAACACCGGCTGCCGAAGCATGATTGATGGCCTCGACAGTTTGGGGCATTACATTGTCGTCGGCAGCGACGATAATAATGGCGATATCGGTCATCTGAGCTCCGCGGGCACGCATAGCCGTAAATGCCTCGTGACCCGGAGTATCGAGGAAAGTGATACGACGTCCATCTTCCAATTTCACATTATATGCACCGATATGCTGAGTGATACCTCCGGCTTCCCCGGCAATCACATTCGAATTGCGAATATAGTCGAGTAATGAAGTTTTACCATGATCCACGTGTCCCATCACGGTCACGACAGGAGGACGAGATGTCAAATCTTCTTCCCTATCCTCTTCTTCATGAATAGCCTCGACCACCTCGGCACTTACATATTCGGTCTTAAAACCGAATTCTTCCGCAACGATATTGATCGTCTCGGCATCGAGACGCTGATTGATCGACACCATCATGCCGATACTCATACAGGTAGCGATAACCTCGTTCACCTGAACATTCATCATCGAAGCCAAATCGTTTGCCGTAACAAACTCAGTCAGCTTCAACACTTTACTTTCAGCTTCCTCCATTTCGGCGAGCTCACGTTCGCGATTCGAGAAAGCCTCTCGTTTTTCTTTACGCCATTTAGCCGATTTCTTCTGTCCTTTTGTATTATTGGTGAGGCGAGCCAATGTTTCTTTTATCTGCTTTTGTACATCTTCTTCGCTCACCTCGGCCTTTATAGGACGTTGTTTTTGTTTATTCGGTCTATTTCCTCCGTTATTTTTACCATTTCCTCCACGGGAGGGTTGTCCACCCATCGATGAAATGCTTTTCGATATATCTACCTTTTCTTTACTGATTCGTTGACGCTTCCTACGTTCACCACCTTGCTGATTAGTATCGTCACCGCCGGCAGCCTTGTGTGATTCTTGTCTCTGCTTCTCTTTACTCTCCCGCTCTTTACGTTTTTCCTCCTTCGTCTTTTTCTTCGGACGAGTTTGTTGATTCAACGCATCGAGATCTATTTTACCGACGACATTGATATTCGAGGTAAACGCCGGACGATTAATGGTAAACACCTCGTCTTCATGGGATTCCTCAACTTCCTTTTTTTCTTTAACCTCTTGCTCGACAACCGCCTCTTTTACTTTCGGTTCAACTATTTGAGGTTCTGGTTTCGATTGAGAGACAACCTCTTGTTTAGGTTCGGCGACCAGCTTGTTCTCTTCTTCGGTAGGCTTCACTTCTTCACGGGCCGACACCGCCGGCTCTGGTTTTTCCTCTTTCGTTTTCACTTCGACCTTGTTCTCCTCCGATTTAACCGGCTCTTTCTTCTCTACCGGATTTTCCTTTTTATGTTCGGACGACTTCGGACGATTCAAAGCGTCGAGATCTATTTGACCGACCACTTTCGGGCGTTGTGTCTCGGGGATAATTGTTTTCAGCTCCTTCGGTTCTTCCTTTAT harbors:
- the sufC gene encoding Fe-S cluster assembly ATPase SufC, giving the protein MLKIEDLHASINGKEILKGINLEVKPGEVHAIMGPNGSGKSTLSAVLTGNPAYEVTRGSVEFYGKDLLALSPEDRSHEGIFLSFQYPVEIPGVSMVNFMRTAVNEQRKYRGLEPLSATDFLKLMREKREIVELDNKLAGRSVNEGFSGGEKKRNEIFQMAMLEPRLSILDETDSGLDIDALRIVAGGVNKLKSEKNATIVITHYQRLLDYIAPDFVHVLYKGRIVKSGGPELALELEERGYDWIKKELGEI
- the sufB gene encoding Fe-S cluster assembly protein SufB; amino-acid sequence: MKQDNSNEILNDVTTNDYKYGFVTDIETDIIPTGLNEDIIRHISEKKKEPEWLLEFRLKAYAYWKTLEMPHWAHLNIPDIDYQAISYYAAPKTKEAPKSLDEVDPELRKTFDKLGISLEEQMKLSGIAVDAVMDSVSVRTTFREKLAELGVIFCSFSEAVKDYPDLVKRYLGSVVSYRDNFFAALNSAVFSDGSFVYIPKGVRCPMELSTYFRINAANTGQFERTLIVADDDSYVSYLEGCTAPMRDENQLHAAIVEIVVHDRAEVKYSTVQNWYPGDKDGKGGIYNFVTKRGMCKGDHSKLSWTQVETGSAITWKYPSCVLAGDHSVGEFYSVAVTNNYQQADTGTKMIHIGKNTRSTIVSKGISAGRSQNSYRGLVKVLPSAENARNFTQCDSLLLSSDCGAHTFPYMEILNDSAVVEHEATTSKINEDQIFYCNQRGIPTEDAVGLIVNGYAKEVMNKLPMEFAVEAQKLLQISLEGSVG
- a CDS encoding CvpA family protein encodes the protein MNYVDFTILLIAVIGFLYGLIKGVIRQVGSLGGFIAGIVVARFFGSSFSALLREMFDLPEGVSRVIAYSLLFLIVYIICVQLMRLIHHITHHVALGWLDRLAGALFGAVKYLVILSIVLNLVHIIDPKGKLIPEKETASSQFYGYTLRVAPLLFSRAQEQFVSETKPTRGLFIPYSICNEPYLCCENCKAD
- the infB gene encoding translation initiation factor IF-2, with the translated sequence MSIRLNKVARDLNVGIQTAVEFLQKKGFTVEANPNTKITDEQYALLVKEFSKDKNLKLESESISLERHKEKSKATSATESEEGNSSSAIKEEPKELKTIIPETQRPKVVGQIDLDALNRPKSSEHKKENPVEKKEPVKSEENKVEVKTKEEKPEPAVSAREEVKPTEEENKLVAEPKQEVVSQSKPEPQIVEPKVKEAVVEQEVKEKKEVEESHEDEVFTINRPAFTSNINVVGKIDLDALNQQTRPKKKTKEEKRKERESKEKQRQESHKAAGGDDTNQQGGERRKRQRISKEKVDISKSISSMGGQPSRGGNGKNNGGNRPNKQKQRPIKAEVSEEDVQKQIKETLARLTNNTKGQKKSAKWRKEKREAFSNRERELAEMEEAESKVLKLTEFVTANDLASMMNVQVNEVIATCMSIGMMVSINQRLDAETINIVAEEFGFKTEYVSAEVVEAIHEEEDREEDLTSRPPVVTVMGHVDHGKTSLLDYIRNSNVIAGEAGGITQHIGAYNVKLEDGRRITFLDTPGHEAFTAMRARGAQMTDIAIIIVAADDNVMPQTVEAINHASAAGVPIVFAINKIDKPNANPDKIKEELANMNYLVEDWGGKYQSQEISAKKGTGVHELMEKVLLEAELLDLKANPNRRATGSIIESTLDKGRGYVATVLVQNGTLHKGDVVLAGTNHGKVKAMFNERNARIEVAGPSAPVQILGLNGAPQAGDVFHVMDTEQEAREIANKREQLQRELGLRTHKLLTLDDIGRRIAVGNFQELNLVVKGDVDGSVEALSDSLIKLSTPEIQINVLHKAVGQISESDITLAAASNAIIIGFQVRPSVAARRLAEKEGVDIRLYSIIYDAIEEVKSAMEGMLSPEIKEEILGTAEVLETYHITKVGTVAGCIVKEGKLKRSSKIRLIRDGIVIYSGDLGSLKRFKDDVKEVTTGFECGLNITNYNDVKIGDLVEAYEEVEVKKTL